GCTTCAAGCAGGCATGAAGACTACCATTCTTCGCAACGGGTTGCGATATAACCGAGGAAGGGCCGTTTCGGGCAGCTTCGGCGGACAACAAAAAGATTAGGGATGAGAGGGAGATAGTAACTAAAACCTGCTGGTTCCTGTTGAGCCCCATTATCTCCCTTTCGTTTAGATAGAGGAAATTGGAGAAGAGGAGCAAAAATGGGAGGTATAAGAGTGGTAAAATCTTGGATAGAGGGTTTATACTTTATATAGAGGTTGTTCGATTTGGTTTGAACAAAAATAGGGCTGCTTTACAAAGGCTATATGCCAATTGAACGGTGTTTAAGAGGAGAACCACTCCTTTCCCATCTTCACCAAAGCCAAAAATGGACTAATCCTCTCACATTGTAGGATCTTGGTTTTGGGGTAAATCCTGAGGTATCAAAATGGCCTACTAAAAATTCCTGAATTGGACCATGTAAGGTGACAAGTTTGGTACGGGTTGATCAATTAAATACAGTTGATACCTCAAGTCATAAAAGAAGTTACTTCGTGGAAGACCAACAATGAAATGTCGGAGAAAAATTAGGGTTACCGAAATCCAATACTAGGGTATTCTCAAGTTAGCCATCACCAAAATATGAAGAAACAGACGTGGCAGGTGGACTTATAGAGATTTTTATTAACCTCAGTATGTATGCTGATTCTGACAACGTTCTGATTTCTATATCAGCATAAAGGATGATGCATCACTTAACATGCCGCCCGGCCGGGCACACACCAGACAGTATTAACAAACATTCAAGcctgttggttttttttttgaCAGGAAATACCATCCCACACCTCAACAGCTTattgtcatcatttttcatCATCATCTAGTAGCCACCATGTATATAAGCATTCAAGCGGTCCAATTCTTCTCGATGTTCACTTACCACTGCACGAACCACATCTCCAATTGATACCATGCCTATCATTCCTGCGTCATCAATCACTGGAATGTGCCTGATACGATTATCTGGTCATCAACAAGATGTTCGAGTTGCATTAGATTCCTTAGTCAACCATCATGGGAAACAACAAGAAGTTAGTATGCAGCAATATGAGCAATGAAGCAGCACACTGTACCTGTCATCAGTTGCATCGCTTTCAGAACCTTGGTGTCAGGTTTGACTGTAACAAGCTTATTCTGGAAACACAACATGATACAAGAATAGCATTTCACATAAAAAGTTTTCATAATGTAAATTGATAGGACATTTAGCATTAAAAGTTTTCATCATATAGATGATGTTTTGGTTTGGGTGAGGGAAGAAGCAAGGATAGTAAAGAAAGTTCTATTCTTTTGGTGGAAGGAAGCAGAACTTAATACCTCTTCAGTCATGATGTCCCCAACTTTAGTTGACTTGGAAGATCTTCCCTGTACTATGATCTTTCTGAGATAGTCTGGATATGGAATGAGATCATCAACTAAGGCAATTATTATATTGACAAGAATTACAATGTCATCACATTGCTTATAGGAGGCAGCCTATTAACCTAGTGGAAATATGACATATTATATAAGACCACGAATATGTTCTTCAAATAACTCTCTGGCAACTCTCCGTACAGGCATCGTTGTTAGTGCACTCGGGTCCAAAATTGCAATTCACACTACCAATTTCTATATCCTACAATTCTAAGATTGCAAATTAACTCCTAAAACTAACTGTAATGGATGGGTTGGACTTCAAACATGTCCGTTATAATCTATGAACTCATCGAAGTGGATAAAGACTTTCTGTTACCTCTCTCTGTGATAATCCCAGCAATTGACCTCTGCTCCCCAGGTTTCACAACAACCAAGGCTCCAACGTTGTGTTGTGTCATCTGCAACacattgatttttttgtttttccactCAAATGCTTATGACAACAACCATAGCCACAAAGATATAAACAGCacacatacattcaattcaacTGAGTCACAAAATGCAAACGTATCTGACAGACTAAAAGTATGACCACAGTTGGGACCATAACTAGAACATTTAACAATAATTACATACCGACTTCACAGCATCATACACAGTGTCATCTGTAGTACACCAGAGCCAGGAGCCATCTGCATTTTTACCTTTGGCTTTCAAGACATCGGCAATGGTGGTGCTCTCAAACCCATGCTCTTCCATGCGGGCAGGAGCAACTGATTCATAGCGAGGAAACAGAAGAGGGCGCATTACTGGATTCACCAGACGGATGTGTTGCAGAACTGCACTCTTGAGGACAATGCCATGGGACAACACCTTTTGAATTCCACCTAGCATCTTTACCTGttacaaaaagggaaaaaaataataatcattaacAGTTCAACCAGCGTGAATATTGTCACAGATTCTACTTAATTGCAAGTGAACAAGCATCAGCCCACAGAATACAATCACTTCAAAAACAGAACTAACTAATCTCATCATTGTAACTTTTTTGCCCATCAGACCCCTGAGAAGTGCAAACTAGTTTTCTGAGATTAAGTGGAAACTCATACCATGCTCTTAAATAAGATTTTCTACAAAAAGGAAAATCATTCTTTGTggacatatataaatttattttttaaatttataatccaacaaaaataaagaaataaatctGGTTTTAATCCAACCAATTTATCTTTTCGTTTCACTCCATTACCCTAGTTCCAAGACTTAGCAATAAAACAAGAATCTCATAATCTTGAACAACAATTCATCAACAAGAGATGCTACAATCCGTACAGGGATCATCTTGATCAAATGAACGTCGTGTCTTACTTCCAAGCAGcatctcttaaattttcaaagcTTCCTCAATCAATTCGGTCTAGAACCAATTTGATATAGAATTCGAAACAGATATTCCAAT
This genomic stretch from Diospyros lotus cultivar Yz01 chromosome 1, ASM1463336v1, whole genome shotgun sequence harbors:
- the LOC127794831 gene encoding CBS domain-containing protein CBSX3, mitochondrial, giving the protein MLGGIQKVLSHGIVLKSAVLQHIRLVNPVMRPLLFPRYESVAPARMEEHGFESTTIADVLKAKGKNADGSWLWCTTDDTVYDAVKSMTQHNVGALVVVKPGEQRSIAGIITERDYLRKIIVQGRSSKSTKVGDIMTEENKLVTVKPDTKVLKAMQLMTDNRIRHIPVIDDAGMIGMVSIGDVVRAVVSEHREELDRLNAYIHGGY